In Nerophis ophidion isolate RoL-2023_Sa linkage group LG03, RoL_Noph_v1.0, whole genome shotgun sequence, the following are encoded in one genomic region:
- the crip2 gene encoding cysteine-rich protein 2 produces MSSKCPKCEKTVYFAEKVSSLGKDWHKLCLKCDRCNKLLNAGGHAEHDGRPYCHKPCYAALFGPKGVNIGGAGSYVYDAPANNNGSATGGDSSSSRAEEKKTFAVKPPSKAGSITTFSGEANMCPRCNKKVYFAEKVTSLGKDWHRPCLRCERCSKTLSAGSHAEHDGQPYCHKPCYAVLFGPKGVNTGGVGSYIYEPAQ; encoded by the exons CTGAGAAAGTGTCATCGCTGGGCAAGGACTGGCACAAGTTGTGTCTCAAGTGCGACCGCTGCAACAAGCTTCTCAACGCCGGCGGACACGCAGAG CATGACGGAAGGCCTTACTGCCACAAGCCGTGCTACGCTGCCCTCTTTGGGCCAAAAG GCGTGAACATCGGGGGGGCGGGCTCCTACGTGTACGACGCCCCCGCCAACAACAACGGCTCGGCAACTGGCGGGGACTCCTCGTCCTCCCGAGCGGAGGAGAAGAAGACATTTGCAGTCAAGCCTCCCTCCAAAG cTGGCAGCATCACCACTTTCTCCGGCGAGGCCAACATGTGTCCCAGATGTAACAAGAAAGTCTACTTTG CTGAGAAGGTAACATCGCTGGGCAAAGACTGGCATCGCCCCTGCCTGCGCTGTGAGAGGTGCAGCAAGACTTTGTCCGCTGGCAGCCATGCAGAG CACGACGGCCAGCCCTACTGCCACAAGCCCTGCTACGCCGTGCTCTTCGGGCCCAAAG GCGTCAACACGGGCGGCGTGGGCAGCTACATCTACGAGCCTGCGCAGTGA